A single region of the Thioalkalivibrio nitratireducens DSM 14787 genome encodes:
- the sufB gene encoding Fe-S cluster assembly protein SufB produces MSTQPHDVEQLIKREYKYGFSTDIDQEVLPPGLNEDVIRAISAKKREPEFMLNWRLEAYRHWLTMREPNWAHVHYPKIDFQKISYYAAPKSKDDAPKSLDEVDPKLLETYEKLGIPLHERARLAGVAVDAVFDSVSVTTTFKEKLAEAGVIFCSFSEAVQNHPELVEKYLGTVVPSGDNYFAALNAAVFSDGSFVYVPKGVRCPMELSTYFRINAMNTGQFERTLIIAEEGSHVSYLEGCTAPQRDENQLHAAVVELIALDDAEIKYSTVQNWYPGDEEGKGGIYNFVTKRGECRGRNSKISWTQVEAGSAITWKYPSCILKGENSVGEFYSVAVGNNFQQIDSGTKMIHIGRNTRSTIISKGISAGRANNAYRGLVKVLGGAEGARNYTQCDSLLLGDRCGAHTYPYIEVKHPSAQVEHEATTSKIGDDQIFYLKQRGISEEDAVNMIVNGFCKEVFGELPMEFAVEAQALLAVSLEGAVG; encoded by the coding sequence ATGTCCACGCAACCACACGACGTCGAGCAACTCATCAAGCGCGAGTACAAGTATGGGTTCAGCACCGATATCGACCAGGAGGTGCTGCCGCCGGGTCTGAACGAGGACGTGATCCGCGCCATCTCGGCGAAGAAGCGCGAACCGGAGTTCATGCTGAACTGGCGGCTCGAGGCGTACCGCCACTGGCTGACGATGCGCGAGCCGAACTGGGCCCACGTGCATTACCCGAAGATCGACTTCCAGAAGATCTCCTACTACGCCGCGCCGAAGTCGAAAGACGACGCGCCGAAGAGCCTGGACGAGGTCGATCCGAAGTTGCTCGAGACCTACGAGAAGCTGGGCATCCCGCTGCACGAGCGCGCGCGTCTCGCCGGCGTCGCGGTCGACGCGGTATTCGACAGCGTTTCGGTGACGACGACGTTCAAGGAAAAGCTGGCCGAGGCTGGCGTGATTTTCTGCTCGTTCTCGGAAGCGGTGCAGAACCATCCCGAACTGGTCGAGAAATACCTCGGCACAGTGGTCCCGTCCGGTGACAATTACTTCGCGGCGCTGAACGCGGCGGTGTTCTCCGACGGCTCGTTCGTCTACGTCCCGAAAGGCGTGCGCTGTCCGATGGAATTGTCGACCTACTTCCGCATCAACGCGATGAACACCGGCCAGTTCGAGCGCACGCTGATCATCGCCGAGGAAGGTTCCCACGTGAGCTATCTCGAGGGCTGCACCGCACCTCAGCGCGACGAAAACCAGCTGCACGCCGCGGTGGTCGAATTGATCGCGCTCGACGACGCCGAAATCAAGTACTCGACGGTGCAGAACTGGTACCCGGGCGACGAGGAAGGCAAGGGCGGCATCTACAACTTCGTGACCAAACGCGGCGAGTGCCGCGGGCGCAACAGCAAGATTTCCTGGACTCAGGTCGAGGCCGGCTCCGCGATCACCTGGAAGTATCCGAGCTGCATCCTGAAGGGCGAGAACTCGGTCGGCGAGTTCTACTCGGTCGCGGTCGGCAACAATTTCCAGCAAATCGACAGCGGCACCAAGATGATCCACATCGGCCGCAACACCCGCAGCACGATCATCTCGAAGGGGATCTCGGCCGGCCGGGCAAACAACGCCTACCGCGGGCTGGTGAAGGTGCTCGGCGGCGCCGAGGGTGCCCGCAACTACACCCAGTGCGACTCGCTGCTGCTGGGCGACCGCTGCGGTGCGCACACCTATCCGTACATCGAGGTGAAACATCCGAGCGCGCAGGTCGAGCACGAGGCGACCACCTCGAAGATCGGCGATGACCAGATCTTCTACCTGAAGCAGCGCGGCATCTCCGAAGAGGACGCGGTGAACATGATCGTGAACGGCTTCTGCAAGGAGGTCTTCGGCGAACTGCCGATGGAGTTCGCGGTCGAGGCCCAGGCGCTGCTCGCGGTGTCGCTGGAAGGCGCGGTCGGCTGA
- a CDS encoding M48 family metallopeptidase: MTETITLGEIAIEVTRKPVRNVHLSVHPPDGRVTLVAPSETRLEVARAYAIAKLGWIRDQQAKLENQARETPRLFVERESHYLWGRRYLLSVEERKARPGVKLDHKRIILTVRPGADLVKRAEIMRAWQRQLLHEAVPPVIDKWERKLGVSVAGYFLQRMKTKWGSCNPSAGHIRLNTELVRKPKDLLEYIVVHEMLHLIEPTHNERFIALLNEHYPVWREARNELNELPLGAENW; the protein is encoded by the coding sequence ATGACCGAAACGATCACCCTGGGCGAGATTGCCATTGAAGTGACTCGCAAGCCCGTGCGGAACGTGCATCTGTCCGTACACCCGCCGGACGGTCGGGTGACCCTGGTGGCTCCGAGTGAAACCCGCCTCGAGGTGGCCCGCGCCTATGCCATTGCCAAGCTGGGATGGATTCGTGATCAGCAGGCGAAACTGGAAAACCAGGCGCGGGAAACGCCTCGGCTATTTGTCGAGCGGGAAAGCCACTACCTGTGGGGCCGTCGCTATCTTCTCTCGGTGGAAGAGCGAAAGGCGCGCCCCGGCGTCAAGTTGGATCACAAACGCATCATCCTGACCGTCCGGCCCGGTGCCGACCTGGTCAAACGCGCAGAGATCATGCGTGCCTGGCAACGGCAGCTCCTGCACGAAGCCGTACCGCCCGTGATCGACAAGTGGGAGCGCAAGCTGGGCGTGTCGGTGGCCGGGTATTTCCTGCAGCGCATGAAAACCAAGTGGGGAAGCTGCAACCCGAGTGCCGGTCATATTCGGCTCAATACCGAACTCGTGAGAAAGCCCAAGGACTTGCTCGAATATATCGTTGTGCATGAAATGCTGCACTTGATCGAGCCTACTCATAACGAACGCTTCATCGCGCTGCTGAATGAGCATTATCCAGTCTGGCGCGAGGCGCGAAATGAGCTTAATGAACTGCCACTGGGCGCTGAGAATTGGTGA
- the dapD gene encoding 2,3,4,5-tetrahydropyridine-2,6-dicarboxylate N-succinyltransferase — MNDLKNIIESAFERRAEITPRNVETTVKDAVRETIDQLDRGVLRVAERSGQQWIVHEWLKKAVLLSFRIEENQFIKGGFTNYYDKVPSKYADTSSRDFRSGGVRVVPPATARKGAYIAPNVVLMPSYVNIGAYVDEGTMVDTWATVGSCAQVGKNVHLSGGVGIGGVLEPLQAAPTIIEDNCFIGARSEIVEGVIVEEGAVISMGVYIGQSTRIYDRERDEITYGRVPAGAVVVSGNLPSKDGKYSLYCAVIVKRVDEKTKAKVGLNALLRDVQA; from the coding sequence ATGAATGATTTGAAGAACATCATCGAGAGCGCCTTCGAGCGCCGTGCCGAGATCACCCCGCGCAACGTCGAGACCACCGTGAAGGACGCGGTCCGCGAAACCATCGACCAGCTCGACCGCGGGGTCTTGCGCGTCGCCGAGAGATCCGGCCAACAGTGGATCGTGCACGAGTGGCTGAAGAAGGCGGTGCTGCTGTCGTTCCGCATCGAGGAGAACCAGTTCATCAAGGGCGGCTTCACCAACTACTACGACAAGGTGCCGTCGAAATACGCGGATACGAGCAGCCGGGACTTCCGTTCGGGCGGCGTGCGCGTGGTTCCGCCGGCAACGGCACGCAAGGGCGCGTACATCGCACCGAACGTCGTGCTCATGCCGTCTTACGTGAATATTGGTGCGTATGTTGATGAAGGAACGATGGTCGACACCTGGGCCACGGTCGGTTCCTGCGCACAGGTCGGCAAGAACGTGCACCTGTCCGGCGGTGTCGGCATCGGCGGTGTACTGGAACCCCTGCAGGCGGCACCCACAATCATCGAGGACAACTGCTTCATCGGCGCGCGCTCGGAGATCGTCGAAGGCGTGATCGTGGAAGAAGGCGCGGTGATCTCGATGGGGGTCTACATCGGCCAGAGCACCCGCATCTACGACCGCGAGAGGGACGAGATCACGTATGGCCGGGTACCGGCCGGGGCCGTCGTCGTGTCGGGGAATCTCCCCTCGAAGGACGGCAAGTACTCGCTCTACTGTGCGGTGATCGTGAAGCGCGTGGACGAGAAGACCAAGGCCAAGGTGGGTCTGAACGCGCTGTTGCGGGACGTGCAGGCCTGA
- a CDS encoding OsmC family protein translates to MTDHGDDAASLTLCRTTQGRVRILHPCSDDPTGSAGQGKPLGYNPVQHLAIALGCCMTEFARRFLERRDLPETLIATLDWKLDGRHCRISRMDLTLRLATVLSGEDRHILDRMMNHCPVHQAMHGNVPVHIHLERLADEERRLAENDG, encoded by the coding sequence ATGACTGACCACGGCGACGATGCCGCCAGCCTGACCCTCTGCCGGACCACGCAAGGACGGGTGCGGATCCTGCATCCCTGCAGCGACGACCCCACCGGCTCCGCTGGCCAGGGAAAGCCGCTCGGCTACAACCCGGTGCAACATCTTGCCATTGCGCTTGGCTGCTGCATGACCGAGTTCGCGCGCCGATTCCTCGAACGCCGCGATCTGCCCGAGACGCTGATCGCGACGCTCGACTGGAAACTGGACGGCCGCCACTGCCGGATCTCGCGCATGGACCTGACCCTGCGTCTCGCCACCGTGCTCTCGGGCGAGGACCGGCACATCCTTGACCGGATGATGAACCACTGCCCGGTGCACCAGGCGATGCACGGCAACGTCCCGGTACACATCCACCTCGAACGACTGGCCGACGAGGAACGCCGCCTCGCCGAGAACGACGGCTGA
- a CDS encoding gamma-glutamylcyclotransferase — protein MHGKTTCRLFAYGTLLRGLARAQVLRDARFLGLAWIPGQLFDLGAWPGLRHGSGRVTGEVYDVDEPTLARIDRIEDYDPQDAQRSLYLREQVPVQPLSGASGHPAFTYVFNREPDPAGRIRHGDYRRHLLEQRNGPQPVVAYGSNLSRERIERRIGPVGSRTGGILPDFELRFEKHAATGGSVVANLHFSGSGACRGALCRLSHEQLEAMDRFEGTPGDYLRIGLPFRPEGRHGLWLVHAWVAHPARVTAGLPVREEYLAHLRRGYAEFGWPDGPITRALQITRTPPV, from the coding sequence ATGCACGGAAAAACGACTTGCCGGCTGTTCGCCTATGGAACCCTGCTGCGCGGACTGGCCCGCGCGCAGGTGCTGCGCGATGCGCGCTTTCTGGGCCTGGCTTGGATTCCGGGACAACTGTTCGACCTGGGCGCCTGGCCGGGGCTGCGCCATGGCAGCGGCAGAGTAACCGGCGAGGTCTACGACGTGGACGAACCGACGCTGGCGCGGATCGACCGCATCGAAGATTACGACCCGCAGGACGCGCAGCGCTCACTGTACCTGCGCGAGCAGGTGCCGGTACAACCGCTGTCCGGCGCCTCCGGCCACCCGGCATTCACCTACGTATTCAACCGGGAACCGGATCCCGCGGGCCGGATTCGCCACGGGGACTACCGCCGCCACCTGCTGGAACAGCGGAACGGGCCGCAACCCGTCGTTGCCTACGGGTCGAACCTCAGCCGCGAGCGCATCGAACGCCGGATCGGGCCGGTGGGTTCCCGCACTGGCGGAATCTTGCCGGACTTCGAACTGCGTTTCGAGAAACATGCCGCCACCGGGGGTTCGGTGGTCGCGAATCTGCACTTCAGCGGCTCCGGTGCCTGCCGGGGCGCGTTGTGTCGGCTGAGCCATGAGCAACTCGAGGCGATGGACCGGTTCGAGGGCACGCCTGGCGACTACCTGCGCATCGGGCTGCCGTTTCGCCCGGAAGGTCGTCACGGGCTTTGGCTGGTGCACGCGTGGGTCGCCCACCCGGCCCGGGTAACCGCCGGCCTCCCCGTCCGCGAGGAGTACCTCGCCCATCTGCGCCGCGGCTACGCCGAGTTCGGCTGGCCCGACGGCCCGATCACGCGTGCCCTCCAAATCACCCGGACACCCCCCGTGTAG
- a CDS encoding NAD(P)-dependent oxidoreductase — MASPKVSDDLLPVGYVGLGIMGAPMVRNLLRAGVPVHVWARRLEQAQRLVGDGAVPEESLASLVRTVRVLFLNVSDTPDVEGLMLDEGGIVANARSGLIVVDHSTIDPMRARHIAEKAREAGVTFIDAPVSGGERGAIEGTLTLMLGGPEADIDRIGPLLERVGRTLTRVGDSGAGQIAKACNQLIVGETLVAIGEAFALAEAAGVDPARVREALLGGLANSKVLQMHGQRLLDDDFVPGFMAHLHAKDMGIVANTAASLGLDLSGAERVRAALARALEHGHAYDDSTILARYCIPER, encoded by the coding sequence ATGGCCAGCCCGAAGGTTTCGGACGATCTTCTGCCCGTCGGCTACGTCGGCCTGGGCATCATGGGCGCGCCGATGGTGCGCAACCTGCTGCGCGCCGGCGTTCCGGTACACGTGTGGGCGCGGCGACTCGAGCAGGCGCAGCGCCTGGTGGGCGATGGTGCCGTGCCCGAGGAGAGCCTTGCGAGCCTGGTCCGTACCGTGCGCGTGCTGTTCCTGAACGTTTCCGATACCCCGGACGTGGAAGGGCTGATGCTCGACGAGGGCGGCATCGTCGCGAACGCGCGGTCCGGGCTGATCGTCGTCGATCACAGCACGATCGACCCGATGCGGGCCCGGCACATTGCCGAAAAGGCCCGGGAGGCCGGCGTGACCTTCATCGATGCCCCGGTTTCCGGCGGTGAGCGCGGCGCGATCGAGGGTACGCTGACGCTGATGCTCGGCGGTCCCGAGGCCGACATCGACCGCATCGGCCCGTTGCTGGAACGGGTCGGGCGCACGCTGACCCGCGTGGGCGACAGCGGTGCCGGCCAGATCGCGAAGGCCTGCAACCAGTTGATCGTGGGCGAGACCCTGGTCGCGATCGGCGAGGCCTTCGCACTTGCCGAAGCCGCCGGCGTCGATCCGGCGCGTGTGCGCGAGGCGCTGCTCGGCGGCCTGGCGAACTCGAAGGTATTGCAGATGCACGGCCAGCGCCTGCTGGACGACGACTTTGTGCCGGGGTTCATGGCACACCTGCATGCAAAGGACATGGGCATCGTCGCCAACACCGCTGCAAGCCTGGGCCTCGACCTGAGTGGGGCCGAACGCGTCCGGGCCGCGCTGGCGCGCGCGCTGGAACACGGTCACGCCTACGACGATTCCACCATCCTCGCCCGCTACTGTATTCCCGAACGCTGA
- a CDS encoding ArsC family reductase yields MTAAEPVLYGISNCDTVRRARRELREAGVACRFHDFRKDGLDPDTLDRWLDAVGWEALLNRRGTTWRRLPADTRATVDASGARALMLAEPTLIKRPVIEHSGQVSVGWDETTATALGARR; encoded by the coding sequence ATGACCGCGGCAGAGCCCGTGCTCTACGGCATTTCGAACTGCGACACGGTGCGCCGGGCACGCCGGGAGCTTCGGGAGGCCGGCGTGGCCTGCCGTTTTCATGATTTTCGCAAGGATGGCCTCGACCCCGACACGCTGGACCGCTGGCTCGACGCCGTGGGCTGGGAGGCCCTGCTGAACCGCCGCGGCACGACCTGGCGGCGCCTGCCGGCCGACACGCGTGCGACCGTCGACGCAAGCGGCGCGCGGGCGTTGATGCTGGCGGAACCCACGCTGATCAAGCGCCCGGTGATCGAGCATTCGGGCCAGGTGAGCGTCGGCTGGGACGAAACCACCGCGACCGCGCTGGGCGCACGACGTTAG
- a CDS encoding YcjF family protein gives MQWKLPNWDWKAFRDAVLRPEPVPAIDAEIAARAREQAPVLWLLGKVQSGKTSIIRAVTGHPDAGIGLGFRPCTARSRVYDFPEDVPIVRFLDTRGLGEVDYDPAEDLELVARRAHAVLAVVRAMEPEQSAILEVLHRVRREHPDWPVILVQTRLHDGYPDGRDHPPYAALTTDPALENLRRALQTQAAAFADLPGQGEFVAVPVDLTRPEEGFTDPEYGLGALVAALDRVCAQARAGMLRELAAAARASRMGQVHPHLLGYATAAGITDLVPVVGLVTVPTLQGKMLHSLASLYGLEWDRRTLYEFLGSLGSGALLFAGATFTARQIGKLVPVYGQTAGAVAAGAASAAVTYALGRAACQYLEQVWIGQPDPDGVARTYQGALKEAYRMFRQNGGASPLAGRGHI, from the coding sequence ATGCAGTGGAAATTGCCCAACTGGGACTGGAAGGCGTTTCGGGACGCTGTGCTGCGGCCGGAACCGGTACCGGCGATCGATGCCGAGATCGCCGCGCGTGCCCGCGAGCAGGCCCCGGTGCTGTGGCTGTTGGGCAAGGTGCAGTCCGGCAAGACTTCGATCATCCGCGCGGTCACCGGGCATCCGGATGCCGGGATCGGTCTCGGATTCCGGCCCTGTACCGCGCGTTCGCGCGTCTACGACTTTCCCGAGGACGTTCCGATCGTGCGCTTTCTCGATACCCGGGGCCTGGGTGAAGTGGACTACGATCCGGCCGAGGATCTGGAGTTGGTCGCGCGCCGGGCCCATGCGGTGCTGGCGGTGGTGCGCGCGATGGAACCGGAGCAGTCCGCGATCCTCGAGGTTCTGCACCGGGTCCGGCGCGAGCACCCGGACTGGCCGGTGATCCTGGTGCAGACCCGCCTGCACGACGGCTATCCGGACGGGCGCGACCATCCGCCGTATGCGGCGCTGACCACCGACCCGGCGCTCGAGAACCTGCGCCGGGCCCTGCAGACACAGGCAGCCGCCTTCGCAGACCTGCCGGGTCAGGGCGAGTTCGTGGCGGTGCCGGTGGACCTGACCCGGCCGGAGGAGGGGTTCACCGATCCGGAGTACGGGCTGGGCGCGCTGGTCGCGGCGCTGGACCGTGTCTGTGCGCAGGCGCGCGCGGGGATGCTCCGCGAACTGGCTGCGGCCGCTCGCGCTTCGCGCATGGGACAGGTCCATCCCCATCTGCTCGGCTACGCGACCGCGGCCGGGATCACCGACCTGGTGCCGGTGGTCGGTCTGGTGACGGTGCCGACCCTGCAGGGGAAGATGCTGCACAGCCTGGCGTCGCTGTACGGGCTGGAGTGGGATCGGCGCACCCTCTACGAGTTCCTCGGGTCGCTGGGTTCGGGTGCGCTTTTGTTCGCCGGCGCAACGTTCACGGCCCGGCAGATTGGCAAGCTGGTTCCGGTCTATGGCCAGACCGCGGGAGCAGTCGCCGCGGGTGCGGCCAGTGCCGCGGTCACCTACGCGCTGGGTCGAGCGGCCTGCCAGTATCTGGAACAGGTATGGATCGGCCAGCCGGATCCCGACGGGGTCGCGCGCACCTACCAGGGCGCCCTGAAGGAGGCGTACCGGATGTTCCGCCAGAACGGCGGTGCGTCGCCATTGGCCGGCCGGGGGCATATATGA
- a CDS encoding SUF system Fe-S cluster assembly regulator, translated as MLRISKLSDYAIVLLCEIAREQDGQGATARQLAANTRIALPTVIKLLKLLKDHGVLLSMQGRNGGYRLARPAAHTNLAVIIEAVEGPIALTECMNDDLDCQIHHNCNTRPHWAHINAAFRQALSVVNLNDLTHGTMPVPVSWGEPHTPAL; from the coding sequence ATGTTGCGCATCAGCAAGCTCAGTGACTATGCGATCGTACTGCTCTGCGAAATCGCGCGCGAGCAGGACGGCCAGGGCGCGACCGCGCGGCAGCTCGCCGCGAATACCAGGATCGCGCTGCCGACCGTGATCAAGTTGCTGAAGCTGTTGAAAGACCACGGCGTGCTGCTGTCCATGCAGGGCCGCAACGGCGGCTACCGCCTCGCTCGGCCCGCGGCGCACACGAATCTTGCGGTGATCATCGAGGCGGTCGAGGGGCCGATCGCGCTGACCGAATGCATGAACGACGATCTCGACTGCCAGATCCATCACAACTGCAACACGCGGCCGCACTGGGCGCACATCAACGCGGCGTTTCGCCAGGCGCTGTCGGTCGTCAACCTGAACGATCTCACGCACGGCACGATGCCGGTACCGGTGTCCTGGGGCGAGCCCCACACCCCGGCACTGTGA
- the sufC gene encoding Fe-S cluster assembly ATPase SufC, whose translation MLKIHNLQAQVGNTPILKGIDLEVKPGEVHAIMGPNGSGKSTLCQVLGGRDGYEVTGGSAEYLGKDLFELEPEERAREGLLLGFQYPVEIPGVKNIYLLKEAYNAQRKHRGEPEADTFQFLKLVREKLQTMQMDESFLHRAVNVGFSGGEKKRNEILQMLVLEPKLALLDETDSGLDIDALKVVSEGVNKLRSPDRAIVLVTHYQRLLSHIEPDFVHVLSGGRIIKSGDKSLAHELERNGYQGIIEEAA comes from the coding sequence ATGCTGAAGATCCACAACCTGCAGGCCCAGGTAGGCAACACGCCGATCCTCAAGGGCATCGACCTCGAGGTGAAGCCCGGCGAGGTGCACGCGATCATGGGCCCTAACGGCTCGGGCAAGAGCACGCTGTGCCAGGTGCTCGGCGGCCGCGACGGCTACGAGGTCACCGGCGGCAGCGCCGAGTACCTCGGCAAGGATCTGTTCGAGCTCGAACCCGAGGAGCGTGCCCGCGAAGGCCTGCTGCTCGGCTTCCAGTACCCGGTCGAGATCCCGGGCGTGAAGAACATCTACCTGTTGAAGGAGGCCTACAACGCGCAGCGCAAGCATCGTGGCGAGCCCGAGGCCGACACCTTCCAGTTCCTGAAGCTGGTGCGCGAGAAGCTGCAGACCATGCAGATGGACGAGAGCTTCCTGCACCGGGCGGTGAACGTCGGTTTCTCCGGCGGCGAGAAAAAGCGCAACGAGATCCTGCAGATGCTCGTGCTCGAGCCGAAGCTCGCGCTGCTCGACGAGACCGACTCCGGCCTCGACATCGACGCGCTGAAGGTCGTCTCCGAGGGCGTGAACAAGCTGCGCTCCCCGGACCGGGCGATCGTGCTGGTGACCCACTATCAGCGCCTGCTGAGCCACATCGAGCCCGACTTCGTGCACGTGCTCTCCGGCGGGCGCATCATCAAGTCCGGCGACAAGTCGCTGGCGCACGAACTCGAGCGCAACGGCTACCAGGGCATCATCGAGGAGGCGGCATGA
- a CDS encoding SufE family protein, translated as MNVQELMEAFEMLPDWEDRYKLIEDLGRHLPNLPEDQLTEDNRIKDCNTRAWLIAHLNDENPPKLVFEADAETATVRGLMALMLLPFRGKTPEEVLATDPDDLFGPMGLESALSPTRRAGMEALLFRVRELAVEHAATA; from the coding sequence ATGAACGTGCAGGAACTGATGGAAGCCTTCGAGATGCTTCCGGACTGGGAAGACCGCTACAAGCTGATCGAGGATCTCGGGCGGCACCTGCCGAACCTGCCCGAAGACCAACTGACCGAGGACAACCGGATCAAGGATTGCAACACCCGGGCCTGGCTGATCGCGCACCTGAACGACGAAAACCCGCCGAAGCTGGTGTTCGAGGCCGACGCGGAAACGGCGACGGTTCGTGGCCTGATGGCGCTGATGCTGCTGCCGTTCCGGGGCAAGACGCCGGAGGAAGTGCTGGCGACCGATCCGGACGACCTGTTCGGTCCGATGGGGCTCGAGAGCGCGCTCAGCCCGACGCGCCGCGCCGGCATGGAGGCGCTGCTGTTCCGCGTGCGCGAACTCGCGGTCGAGCACGCCGCGACCGCCTGA
- a CDS encoding GTPase domain-containing protein, translating to MKTAWMRRHRVWFGLAMLVLFVLPFLALIPLGMFWLFQQGWLLYWLGVAALLGLAAHLLLRQLQPAEPGSEAQTAAPATDSPPEPDWTPRDRAAWRSVQEVAAGAGPESINDRERMLQLARETIERVAAHYHPDDPRPIWNFTVPEALLLSERIAARLRRVTLDSVPAAHMVRVGQVVQLWEHRQLALKGARVARYLNRIWRVARTVDPFSAVLAETRDRVLRAALGEAGAWLRGRGTRIWVEEVGKAAIELYSGRLRADARQLQELAAADTGLDTVADGAMPGALRLLVAGQSQSGKSSLINVLLGEVAAPADVLPGTAEALGYRLQRPGAGEFQLIDTPGVGPGTDLADLAEQAFACDLIVWVVAAHRADRALDRAGLDAIRGHFAQHPERSLPPVLIVASHIDRLSPAREWSPPYDLERPAGAKAGSIREALLAIGDDLGVEPGDIVPMRVDTPAEAYNADLLWAVLQERLVHAGHSRLQRLHLRAGQRDWKKILDQAANAGRLLTRLATHRPPAS from the coding sequence ATGAAGACGGCGTGGATGCGTCGGCATCGGGTCTGGTTCGGGCTGGCGATGCTGGTGCTGTTCGTGCTGCCGTTCCTGGCCCTGATTCCGCTGGGCATGTTCTGGCTGTTTCAGCAGGGCTGGCTGCTGTACTGGCTGGGGGTTGCGGCGCTGCTGGGGCTGGCGGCGCACCTGCTGCTGCGCCAGCTGCAGCCGGCGGAGCCGGGATCGGAAGCGCAGACCGCGGCGCCCGCGACGGATTCGCCCCCCGAACCGGACTGGACCCCACGGGATCGGGCGGCGTGGCGCTCGGTGCAGGAAGTGGCGGCCGGCGCCGGGCCCGAGTCGATCAACGACCGCGAACGCATGCTTCAGCTTGCGCGCGAGACGATCGAACGCGTGGCCGCCCACTACCATCCCGACGATCCGCGGCCGATCTGGAATTTCACCGTGCCCGAGGCCCTGTTGCTGAGCGAGCGCATCGCGGCCCGGTTGCGCCGGGTGACGCTGGACAGCGTTCCCGCGGCACATATGGTGCGCGTGGGGCAGGTGGTGCAACTCTGGGAGCATCGCCAGCTGGCGCTGAAGGGCGCGCGCGTCGCCCGCTATCTGAACCGGATCTGGCGCGTGGCCCGGACCGTCGACCCGTTCTCGGCCGTGCTGGCGGAGACGCGCGACCGGGTCTTGCGCGCGGCGCTGGGCGAGGCCGGCGCGTGGTTGCGCGGCCGGGGCACGCGCATCTGGGTGGAGGAAGTGGGAAAGGCCGCGATCGAACTCTATTCCGGGCGGCTGCGGGCCGACGCGCGGCAGTTGCAGGAACTGGCGGCCGCCGATACCGGACTCGATACGGTCGCGGACGGAGCGATGCCGGGGGCGCTGCGGCTGCTGGTGGCCGGTCAGTCGCAGTCCGGCAAGTCGAGCCTGATCAACGTGCTGCTTGGCGAAGTGGCCGCGCCCGCGGATGTGCTGCCGGGAACCGCCGAGGCCTTGGGTTACCGGCTGCAGCGCCCCGGCGCCGGCGAGTTCCAACTGATCGACACCCCGGGGGTCGGCCCCGGCACCGATCTTGCCGACCTCGCCGAACAGGCATTCGCGTGTGACCTGATCGTCTGGGTAGTGGCCGCGCACCGCGCCGACCGGGCGCTGGACCGCGCCGGCCTGGACGCGATCCGTGGCCACTTCGCCCAGCACCCGGAGCGCAGCCTTCCGCCGGTGCTGATCGTGGCCAGCCACATCGACCGGCTGAGCCCGGCGCGCGAGTGGTCGCCGCCCTACGACCTGGAACGCCCGGCGGGGGCCAAGGCGGGTTCGATCCGGGAAGCGCTACTCGCGATCGGAGACGATCTCGGCGTGGAACCGGGCGATATCGTGCCGATGCGCGTCGATACACCGGCGGAAGCCTACAACGCCGATTTGCTGTGGGCGGTGCTGCAGGAGCGCTTGGTGCATGCCGGTCACTCGCGCCTGCAGCGTCTCCATCTCCGCGCCGGCCAGCGCGACTGGAAGAAGATCCTGGACCAGGCGGCCAACGCTGGCCGTCTGCTGACGCGGCTCGCCACCCACCGACCGCCCGCCTCGTAG